A stretch of DNA from Capsicum annuum cultivar UCD-10X-F1 unplaced genomic scaffold, UCD10Xv1.1 ctg4726, whole genome shotgun sequence:
AttttcgggggtccgttttgattCCGAATAAAAAGTTGTCAATATGGATGTCCCTGGTTTTATTTTGACTCAtccatatttaatatttttagtagagttcagaATTGTTTGTGAATAGTAAGGttgtgggttcaaagtgtagcggaccgatttcggTTTTTGAGTTAGGTTGTCGCTTAACTCTTTAGaatgggctgggtagtaaatgatggtacaaaatgcatattaagagtgagaactaatcatgaaaaatatctatctatattTTGGGCTCATGTTGGATCCTACATGTGATGTAgttgtcaaaattgagatattatgtgatgtgtatgactgtgtggggtcatatgtgatattgatagacTTGAAtgcatgtgaataattatattttgttgtttaaaTATCTAATGTGGAACcgttggtatattgtgatacattcATGCttgttggtatatgagacatgtggaaattcatgtgagatgaaaataatgagtgaatattgggttacatggttgtgaaaatgtatcattatgattgtttgtgaaaataaataattattgttgattgtgaaaatatatcatgtggttgattttgaaaatactcattatgattagttgtgaacattacatctcatatcatactcattcatgaaacattggtactgCCGTGGAAACACTTGAGTAACACTGGAAATAACTTTTTATAACCCTCACTGAGGGATATGTcgaggaggagatattataacaccttacAAAATCCTTTCCGAGGGATGTACCAAAAAGGAAATACTAGATATGTAGATCGTATACGAGTTGGTGAACCCTCTATGGGCCTTGCATTGGGAAGCTTGCCTTTGTAGGTATATATGGGGATTGTGCGATAATCCCTAAGGTTATGcaatgatttcttatatcatcataataataatcatcatatacattgtacttactttattgtgtttatattatgttgtattgcaatattgacttgccatttatgtaattgtcttatctttttttacttatatttgatgatcttatataGAAATATTCCTCCTTGCTCtacttatatatgatataatgcatacttgtgttctatctggtcatgatgttgtaatatatatgatatattagaactgttagtgcaaatGGTATGGGCtatcgttgtgggatattttcttattacaggcgacgtgcccttagtgtatatattgaatgctttatttactactttgcttggtcggcctatgatacctactgagtacaagtggaccgtactaaTACCTACTACACCCTTTctgtgcaggtcctagctcgagtgcacctcagcttGTTGACTCAGGCAATTGTTGAAGCTTCCAAGGCAGTGGTTGGATATTTATGCGTCCAGAGTTCATCTGTATCTTTCTATagtatttatgtctttattagtattcagagacaaataTTATCCCCTTATAGTTACTTTTGTGATGTATTTGACtactggattgtattagtagttctcacactattgacacctggttttagacgtgattggtattttggataaattctttctgcattgttatgattacttatatggtttgaattttttctagaagccttaccttctgatatttctatctttttctctttttgtataagtttgggtgataggcttacttgtcaaggtacgcagtgaaaagtgccatcatgaccctcatttttgggttatgacaaattggtagCAAAGCAGtaaggtttcattggtctcaaacATGTAAGAACAgtatatctaatagagtctcattgGATTGGTACGTAgatgtccatatctatctttgagagtaTAGAGGACGTTTTCAAGAAACGTCccatattttattctttatcttgcaaagttctttcatacctcgTGTTCTAAGTTATGTTTTACTCTTTTTGTGCCGATGGTATGGCTTATActactatcagttgagagatgctatGAGATATTGGTGGGTATTATTTGTCGATTATAGGCttgttgatgctcctgagttTTCATGGGTTTAGTTTACTTATGCCTTTATGGAGAGATTCGTGCCTTAAGATTGAGGGATCATATGTAGGATGAGTCTGATCATTCGGTGTAGGGCTCTATAATagttgcagagtatgaggcacactttTATGACCTATCTAGATATTCCTATGGTAGTATTTCTACAATatctgagaagattcaaaagtatGTGAAGGGTCTAGATGTCTCTTGATATGAGCCAAATGAACATTATAGATTTTGTTGATATCATTAGAATCCAATACATAAGGATAAAGCTTTGGTCACATTGTGGGCACAAAAACATGCACGGAGGACCCATTTGGAAACTCAATAGAGCAATTCCATGTTTGGAAAGATGCTTGGTGATACAAGCACAAAGAGTTTAAGGCAATCACAAGGATCCAAGGTTGATAATTGCAAATCCTTCAAGGCTTGTTCATAAAGATGGACGTGTGTAAAGGTGTTATGAGTCCAACCAAGGGATTTCACATGTTGAAGCTTAAAGAACCCGAGGCTTGAAGTGTTAAATGAGAAGATTTGGAGTGCTCATtgcattaagggtattttagtaattcGACCCATTATGTAGTAGACTATAAATAGCCATTAGTTAGGTCAttttttaattatcttattttgacTACGGAACGAACATTTATCTTGTGAGAGAGTGTAGTGTAAGTAGGACAAgtatggaatcacttgtgttaAAATATGGCTTAGAAATGGGGGTTCTTGAGGTGAATTGATTTCCCTCCTAGATTCACATAAGAAGTTGGTGTTTGTTTTTACGAGTCTTAAGGGTCTTTTCGTTTGACACAGATGttggttcttatttctttgtAATCTGTTATGTCAActtatctatctttaatttcatacaTCTTGCGGTTTTAGCTTAATCTGTTATGTCAACTTATCTATCTTTAAAATTTCATACATCTTGTAGTTTTAGCTTCTTTAGATATATTTCTATCTTTCGATTCTAGAtctgtattatttggtatcaaagacgATCTTGATTTCGTTTCTaagagatcaatcttgggtttgttatgtagaaaatgaaaaaaagtgtccaaaaaccaaaaatcataaaaaaataaattatttcatgtttttacCCTTGGCTGAAATTTTGAGACTTGGTTTTTGTGTCTTTtatgtgtttctagtgttagattcttgttccctaatACTATTAGAGTCTAGagatcaaaaatcataaaaaaaaaagtatcaaaacCGAAAATCCCCAAATAAAAATACCATTCTCGGTTTTTTACCCAAGgtcaaaatttgtatttttgattttgtgtttttcttgtagttttagtgttagatttgtgttctctaacactataggactCTAGGGTTCGAATTTGAGCTTATTCCGTGTTGAGACTCATCCACAATTGTTGAGCTTGAAAAATTGAAAGTGGGATCTCAAATTTGGAAGGTTGTGCTGAGGTTTTTGGAGTTGAAAACGTGATAGTGATGTTTGGATTGTCAACGTGTGCTCGttaattcaaaaatcaacaaattcTGAGGTCATTTGcttgagggtcaactttgaatgttcttggtttcttcataattttcatatattGTTGATGAAAAACATCCAAGAAGTTAgagtttgatccaaaaaagaagTGAGAGAGGGTGTGATACTTATTTTTATCAAAGCATATTCCTAGAATATTCCAAgtcatcaaaagaaagaaaggGTCGAAAAGCATAAAAAAAGGAATATTCTTAGAGAAAAAGACAAGGGAAAGTACAAGGAGGGGACCATAAGAAATTCATACTCTTTTGAGCTTGAAACAACAATTAAAGGGTCTAGTTCTCTGTGTTTCTTCATCAAAGGTTGATTACGACACTCCCAAGTGGAAGATTGaatgaaatttaaattgaaaaaaaagtcaACTACAAAACATGAGCAACTTTGACTAAGGCAGCCACGTCTCCTAAGCACAAATTTGGAATTCTTGGTTTATTTCTTTGATTCTCtgatttcttatctttattctattgctaattaacaactagtaatcacctacttagttatGAATTAGTTTAGAATTTATTTTGTTTCGTGTCTtcattctttgtgtgctttttttatttttgattcgtTGTAGTTTCATGGATCAAGTCTGGATGAGATTTTTTTGAGTcttcaaatgaaaatctattccaGGCAAGATTAGAAATCATCCCTTAACTCCTCATGAAATACAAGCCAAcattcaacacttgtgaagccaagtgtgaggtaacCAAAGGTGTAAGAGTATTGTGAGGATACTTTTGAACTaacaagttttttatttttgtgattgttTTTCTTAGGCACATAACAATGGAAGAATAAACATCTCAAACCGTGGAAAACAATCCTACTAATACTATTTTGACCTCTCTTAAAGCTATAAACCATAGCCTTGCAAGGCTTGAAATAGATTTGTCATCGGTGAAAGGGGATATAGCATCAATAAATGGGGATATGACTACTTTAAATGAAAGGTTGGGTCACATAGAAGGTCAAAAGAAATCCAATCACTTAACTCATGAAAACTACCATGCTTTCTCAAGTGATGAAGAGATGATTCAAGGGAGAAGTCTTGACAAACCTCCTTGTAATAAGAGCTTCCCAAAGTGGCAAGTGGGTTGACATGATACACAACAAGGAGAAATCTATACCTCAGGTGATATACAAGGTAACAATTCTATCTCCACAGTACTCCTACAAATATAGAATATTGTGACGTGGCTAGTAGTAGCCTAGTGGATATAGTTGGTGGTTTTTCTAAAGGAGAATTGCATGAtcttccctttgtgatactcttggtattgcTAGGTTGCATGAAGATCAAATTCTTGTTGTACATATGCAAGAACTTGTAACTTGAATGAGGTCCCATTACTAAGTGATAAGAGTATTCACATATTAGTTGACCTTTATggaaaccaaggtgagtcttagttgGCATGCGAGTTGCCAAAATCTAGTGAAGGTGTTAATGATGATCAACTTGCTTATAAgtgtagtccactacttgagaATGTTTATGGTGCTCTTTATGAGTCacaagttagtgatggtgttgATAGAATTGATCATAAGAATGGAGATTATTCTTTGAGCCTATCATGTGCTGAAAACCTTATTCTTAGTTTTGCTCATagcattcataaaaataaaaattatgtgaaGAATGGCATGTATTTTTTTGAGAGTGAACTTGTAGGTTTCAACTCCTTACCTTGAATAGTAATCCTCTCTTAAAGAAAGATGTTTTGTGTGAAATTAGTGAGATCACTCCTTGCATGACACctaatgatataaaatatgaTGTGCTTAAAAAGAAAAGGCGGCATGCCTAAGATTCACTTGTTATCGTATTTGTTTAAATccattaagaatataggattgaGTGAAGATTATTTCAACCATCCAATTCTTGATAGTGATCTCCTACATTTGGAaaagaatgatcaattgggttATGATGAccttgatttgcttgaatgttTAAGAAACCTAATAAGTGATTGTTCTTTTGAAAATGAATTTGATTGTGATCCTTGGTCTGACACCTCACCTTTGTTTGATAAATATATGGATAAATTTATTGATTCTTTTGATAACTTGAGTTGTGATCCCTTTGATGTTCATGGTGGTTTGTGTCTACTTGAGGATTGACTCtttgaaagagaaggtgatattTGCATAGaaattttctcaactttttcttggtgtgtttcctatgttgagcatACTCATGGTGATGAACTTGAAACTAATGAGTAAATGCATGAGGACACTATAGTTTAAGTTGACTTgtgtgatacctttctctacctTTTTTTGCTCATGATATTACTAAAGCTAGTATAGAGGGTATGCGTAATTTTTGGGTTGTCTCCATAGGGGAAAGTGAGAAGAGCCAAAACTTATGTCCTTGCCTACTTCTCTCATTTGACCCTGGTAACTCTTTAGGATATGGAGATTGTTATACATCcaacttgatgcttggtcaagaTAAAAAACAACATTTGATTGTGAGTTGGTATCCTTCCTTATGATGAAAATTCCTTCTTGGGGATTTAGAATCCACTTGATAGATCCATGTTATGCATGAGAGGTATTTCCAACAAAGTTAAGTTTTCACTAAAGAAGAAGAGTAATAAAAGGCTCCAAGGGAGTTTACCCTTGAGTGTTTCCATTCATGACCAAGGTatcactacttgtaggtcaaAAAGAGAATTACCGTATGAAAACACTTTACATGAATTCCATTCATGTAACACCCTTCTTTGTGATATTGTGGTGATGAGAGCTCCCTTTCTCAAAGGCAGCTACATGATTGATGTCCCTAGGAAAATTATGTCATTGACTCTTTGGGTTATTATTTATGTACTTGCATCCATATTTGACACACTTGAGCTTAAGTTTTGTGGACCACAACTTGTGGATGTCAAGTTGAATTTTTGTTTGTGGAAGAGTCCAAGGATGTTAAAGTCTTCTTATAACCTTCATAGGGTTGGATAACTTGAAGTATCTTATGGAACTCTTGGAAGCATGCTTGACATCATTAGTAGAGGGATACAAAGTTCTTGGGAGAACAACTTGTCTTGTAATGGTTTGTTGCATAGTAGGCTCTCTGATCTCCCTAATTGCATGGCTCCATTGATGAAATTTCTTCCCTCGGGATGTTGTTTGAAAAGAAGAGGTCCCTGTGCTTGCAATGTCTCTCTCTCTTTGTATGTTCCTATTTGTGAATACATCTTTGATTATAATAGTATCTTTTGTACCTTTCTCTATTACCTTTAtgcatatgatgatattcataatattattaaatCTACATCCTACGTTGGCATGAATttcctaaaagaaagaatcatggGATGCCTAAAAGAATTGACTCCATCCTTGAGTGCATTGTGTGCTAAAACTTTTGTGGACAATggcatcccttttgataatagtACTTTGGAGGAGACTTCCATGTTCAATTTCTTTCTATACTACCTTTTTGCTTATGATGATGTCCATGCTGGTCTTGGATTTACCTTATTTGGAGGTAAGACGTGTCTTGAGTGGTTCATTTGGTTGAGCAATAATGCTACAAGGATCACTCATATCCTTAAGCCCGTAAAACCCTTGTGGATGTGTGAACCATTGGTTCCACCACTCTTGGTGTGATCTACTAGAGAAGTGATAAAaaaattgtgtcttatggcttTTAAGAGGAAGGTATTCTTACCTTTGGAGATTGttgatgccattatgacctttgtaGTTTCATTATCTCTTTGTTTTTTTACCATAGTCATTTCTTTTGTGACATTTGTACTAAGcttttcataattaaaaaaacGGATTcctggttatatttcaagtatgtacCACCTCGGCATGATGATGTTATGTATTGTACTAACTAAGAAGGAtattgtgcttgtttgtcctttctttggtcTTGTAAGGTTTTGATTCGAGGTTGAATCTTTTGAAAGAAGGGGAGGATGGTACAAGCCAAATGGctatcatagtttttattgacATCCTTCGAGGCTAATACATGAAGGATAAAGCTTTGGTCATATTGAGtgcacaagaacatgcatggaggacctgTTTTGAGCACTCAATGGAGAAATTTCATGTTTGGAAGGTTGCTTGGTGATACGGGCACAAAGAGTTCAAGGCCGATCAGAAGGAGCAATGCTCGAGAATTGCAAATCCTTCAAGGCTTGTTTGTGAAGATGGACGTGTGTGAAGGTGTTATGAGTCCAACCAAGGGATTTCACATATTAAAGCTTGAAGAACCTATGGCTTGAAGTGTTAAAGGGGCAACTTTGAAGTGTTCATTTCATTAAGGGTTTTTTAGTAATTCCACCCATTATGTAGTAGACTATAAATAGCCATTAGTTAGGTCATTTTCTAATTAGCTTATTTTGCATATGGAATAAACATTTCTCTTATGAGAGAGTGTAGTGTAACTAGggcaagtgtggaatcacttgtgttgaaACTTGTCTTTAGAAACGGGGGTTCTTTAGGAAaattgatttcccttttgggttCATGTAAGAAGTTGGTGTTTGTTTTTACAAGTTTTAGGGGTCTTTGCGTTTGATACACACATTGGTTCTTCTGTCTTCGTAATCTCTTATGTTAActtatctatctttaatttcttgcatcttgCGGTTTTAGCTTCTTTAGGTAGATTTCTATTTTTCGATTCTAGAtccatattatttgatattagtGTCGAGCCTCATTTCATTCCTACGAGATCAATCTTTGATTTGTTATCTAGAATATCAACCAAAAAAGCAAAAAccgaaaatcacaaaaaaaaaaaaaaaaattttgtcccgTTTTTACCCTTTTGAGTTGCATCACATACATTACATTCAGATTTTGTAGCTCCATGAGATATAGTCACTTTAGGGTTGTTTTGGCAGATTTCATactttatattaataattttgcACTTTTTATATGTTTAGACCATTAATATGTGAGCATGATAGCGGCAAATTTACGTACAACATATGGGCCTGTAAATCCGTGGTCTCtccgtgtatatatatatatatatatatatatatatatatatatatatatgtatttcaaTAATTGGTATCATATAAGATTTTGACACCCATGATACGAGAAGGTTAAAGGCTGTACTTGGTTGAATGTTGAGTTATTTATCTTAATAACTTGGCATAAATTTCCAcaaaatgtattttttctttttttagtggTGCACCCATGTTTTAGAAATCATACATTCACTCTGGTGCAATACGTGTCACAACTATCAATAGGAACTTGGGAAAACGCAGAAACTGAGATATGGAGAATTATTAGAAAGATTCTCGATGAAGATAAATTTAGTCAGTGCAAAATATACATTGCATCACATGTGACGACATAAAGAACAGAATTTTCTGCTTGTGAGAATGAAGAGAATGAAAGCTAATACAAAATGGGCTTTGTAtcataacaaaatatatatagtCTAGGGTAAGCTTATTCCATAGCTCAAATTACACAAATATGTTAATGTCGAAGATTTTACCACCTCTAAATTTATCTACTCTAAAATTTATCCACTTGTGTAGTGTTCTCGCTTTCCGTTGGAATTGAAGTCAAGCTATCCTTGTACAGTAAAACTCTGAAACTTTTAGGACAACAATGAAAACTGAATTGCTTGACCACATTGGAAATAAGATTATAGGACATTAAACATCCACTTCTACTTTGAAAAAGAAGCAAATAACCCTTCCAAACTGCTAATGGGAATACAATAAGAAGACCGCTAATAGTGTATTTCTTAATCCAAGACTCATATTTATTGTAATCCTTCATTATCCAAATGTTTATCAAATCCTTTTCAACAGAAATCACGGGCTCCCGATATGGGTGATAAATCAATGTTAGAGAGTCATGTAATATCACGAGTCTGCAACTCGGTTCATTAATTAAATGACAAGTTTCCGGAATTTCTAAACTGTAAGAAATTTCGGTGCTCATTTCAAAACAAAGAATTACGTATGCATCTATGTCTAGGGATGCGACCCAATGACACACTCCCCTATAAAACATCTGAGAACAAGAGACACAACAAAAGGTTGTTAGCAGTTGTGCTACTGTGTGATCTAATTCTCTCCAACAATCAACGCTCAAATCATAGATATCAACTTTTCTCTCCATCTCTTGTGGATAATCATCATTATCTACCATATATATTATCGAAATTTTGACAACCTTATAGTTATTTGCAATGGAGTCGAAGCCAAAACCGACGGCTTGGATGGAACGGTAGAAATCTCCTTGACAACAAAAAGGGTTGGGTGGGAGATTTCTATAATTTCTGGTAGAAGGGTTCATTAAAAAGGTGGTAACCGAGTCCATCAAAGCAATCAAACCATGACAAGGACCAATGAGTTGGTCATTGTCAAAATTATAAGGAGAGGACAAATAAGTAGCATCTAGATCATGAGAAATTGGGTTAAGATAATCATTATCTTCATCGCCAGAAAGAAAAGACAAGATAGTTTTGTACCTATTATTTTCTTGTCCTAAGCAACGCTTGATGAGAATGAACTCATCTTTGGAAGTTGTTGTGAGGTAGAGATAAAGATTGACAAAGGTGGAGGATTGAATGAGAGCGTAAAAAGTTTTTGAGATACAATTGAATCGCATGAGGGATTTCACCGCAAGTCTCAAAAGTATACAAATTAGCACATCTTCGGACAACTTCGTCATAATTCCATCCGcaattaattattttacattCTTATATGTGAAATGCACTTGGATTATTCTATGTGGAATACGTGCCGTTTCACCTCATTGCAACTGGATTTACCATCTCAACTGAATTGTATCAAAAGCTTACTTTATTCAATCCCAGATCCATAATGAACTAATTATCCATCTTGTGTTTTGTGGTTTTAACAGTGTCCTTTGGCAATATATCTATTTATATCAATGATTCTATTCAAGTTAAATTACTATCCATCCTAATTATTTGTCGTaatgacatattattatattttaaaagacaAAAAACACGGACGCCTCTTTGAAAATAGCTACTTCAATTCTGCCAACAGATGCCCTGAAGAGTTGACACCGTTTTAGTCGAGAGGTTAGTATAATATGTGATCCTGTGTTTGCTTCTTCCCATCTCTTACCCACATCAACCTTTCAAATTATATGTTCCACATTTTTGTTATTTgcattctctctctctccttcccCAAACATATTTTCAGTTTTGTATGTCTCCAATAATTAGGTCAGCTTctcaaattatattaaaaataaagatttaatccGGGTTAGAGTGATGTATTTGCTTTAACAATCAAACAATACGATGTATTTGCTTTATCATAACTACAATATTgattgtttttctttattatggTATAGTCACTTTTGCCTTCTTTTGAGAAAAATTGTAGTTCCTCAATTGCACTAAAAGTAGAAAAGATTTCAAGTTTATGTGTGAGTTTGTATGAGAAAGTACTTTGAGAAAAATGTTTTTTCAGGGGAAAGTAATCTTCA
This window harbors:
- the LOC124892431 gene encoding F-box protein CPR1-like, which produces IADGIMTKLSEDVLICILLRLAVKSLMRFNCISKTFYALIQSSTFVNLYLYLTTTSKDEFILIKRCLGQENNRYKTILSFLSGDEDNDYLNPISHDLDATYLSSPYNFDNDQLIGPCHGLIALMDSVTTFLMNPSTRNYRNLPPNPFCCQGDFYRSIQAVGFGFDSIANNYKVVKISIIYMVDNDDYPQEMERKVDIYDLSVDCWRELDHTVAQLLTTFCCVSCSQMFYRGVCHWVASLDIDAYVILCFEMSTEISYSLEIPETCHLINEPSCRLVILHDSLTLIYHPYREPVISVEKDLINIWIMKDYNKYESWIKKYTISGLLIVFPLAVWKGYLLLFQSRSGCLMSYNLISNVVKQFSFHCCPKSFRVLLYKDSLTSIPTESENTTQVDKF